The genomic region TGAGCACGCAGCCAATTGTGTTTTCGTCACATAGAGACACCATCTCCTCGGGGTCGATGACGTAGCGCTCCGGGGTGCAGTAGACAAACTTCTCCTCAATCTCAAAGTATCGCGTCGCCTTCTCCCAGCACACCTGAACTGCCGAGGACATGATGAGGTTCGGCTTCTCTGTGCTCTTGCCCTGGGCCTGGCGACGGATCTTCCAGCGCCGCTTCATGGCCAGGACGGCCAGCATGATGGCCTCGGACGAGCCGACGGACGAGGTGCCgatggcgctgccgctcggGGCGTGAAACAGGTCGCCAATCATGTTGACGCACCGGTTCTGGATTTCGGCCGTCTGCGGGTACTCCTCGTAGTCGATGAAGTTCTTGGGgagggcgtcggccatgaGCTTCTCGGCTTCGTCTTCCTGCGGGACGCGAGTCGTGAGGGTCAGTAGGGAAAGGTCAAGTAGGCCGCGCGCCGTAGGGACGGGGGCGACAACGCACCATGTATGTTGTGACAAACGAGGCCAAGCTAGCACGCCGTACAGTCAGTGTCTGGGAAATCGCTGGCAATCGCGGGAGGAACGTACTTGAGCTTGGGGTTGCCGTCAAGGCTGAGCTCATCTTTGATCATGCGGTAGGCCACCTCGCGGGGCATCTGGCACTCGGGCATCTTGGTCGTGGGCAGCTCCTGGGCGGCAAAGCGGGAGCCGTAAACGCTCGTGGTGAACTCGTCGGCAAAGCtcgccagctgcagccggCTTGTCTTCTGCTCGATGAGCTTCGCGGTGGTATCCGGGTCGGTGTGGGCGCCAGCGGAGGCGGCATCGGTGGCCTTGGggggctcgccgtcgccgtggtgaACGGCAGCCAGGTGGACCATTGCGGGCGAGGATGCTGGGTTGTGCGACTATGTGTAAGTGTAGAGGGACGGGAGGCTGGCAACGGTTCGCGGCAAAGCTGGTCGAAGGCCTTGGGAGTCGCaagagggcaggcaggttgAGGAAGGGGAAGGATAGGGATATGACGAGGGGCAATGgcgagaggagggggaggggcagagGTCCATTtgaggatggaggaggatAAGCCGGCACGTCGACaagctccctcccccctcgcTTGCCGAAGCTTGTTTGGCAGCTACCTTGTAGGCCAAGGAGGCATTAATTCTACGCAAGGATCGGCCGAGGGTCGAatgggatggatggtagTAGCATCGAAGTACCAGCATCGCATCAGTCGGTCGGGTACGTTGCGCCGAGGGTTGGGCCACCATGCCACCCTCGCATCTTGTACCTCGTTGGAGAATTGCAACTATACACTGCAGCACCAGCTTGGAGGGTCATGTTGCTCCATCCCCCCCGGAAGCTCGCCTGCTCGTAGCTCGTTAGTTAGGTACCAAACCAATTGCCTGCGAGGAACGGGCGCAGTGCCGCCACCAGCGTCAGCATCTCGACAGGACGGGCCAGCCACCACAACCAAAAGCACTTGCGCGGGCGACTTACACGGGACAAACGGCCAAGCTCGCCCAGGGCGTGCGTCACTCACCCAGTTGCTTGGTTGTGTGACAGGGGGGCCCCGACCCAGCCAAGGGAAAGCGGGCATCTGCTGCTGAAAGctccaaggaggaggggcggggaCGGATCTGTCGGCTTCGGCCTCTGCAGGGGTGCCAAGTTTCAGCGACCCTCCCTCCTAGGCTTTTCACTGCCGGGGCTGCCGAGCGCATACACATCGATGCGTGCATGGTTGCATGGCCGCAACTGACGGCCAACAAGAGCCTTTGCGTAATAAAGAGCGCTTCTCTGCATGCAGATCGAATCCTCGTGCAGAGCACTCAGACAGACCTGTGATGAGGGATTGGAGAGGGCCCGGCCCATTTACCACCAAAGGTTTCCTTCAGCGAGCCTTGAGAGCGGCCCCACCCAGTGGGCAAAGGCGGACTGCTAGATCgcatcgcggcgcggcaccgAACggatggccggccggccggcggggtGAAGCTTCAGCGGCACAGGAGGGGCATGACGtccacgatgatgatgatggagagGGTGTGGCTGGATTTGGCTGGTCTCGAGCCCCGCGTGTAAGGTAGGGGGAAGAGCGCGCGGGCAGCTCCGGTTCACCACCGCCTGGAGCTCAAGTACTTACCTTATTATCTTACCTCTGAGTACTAGTTAGGCACTAGGTAAGGTAGCTTATTACCACCCAGTGGAACAGCGGGAGGCACTTGCAAGAGGCGCTGCAGGCACCCCACTGGGCACTGCAGCTTTCTACGCCAGACGGGAGTAGGACTCATTCTCCCAATAACTATCGCGGGTGCCTGACGCTGCCACGGCTCATCCTATCAACCAACACAAGAGGCGCTCGATTCGATTCCCAACCCGGGGAGCTGACTCCAGGCGACGATAAAAAAAAAGGACAAACTCCCGCAGCGGAACGCTAATTATAAGCTCCACCGTGGCTCCAGCCTCCAGCCATGAACGGGACGGGCGTCCGGCACGTTGTCACGCCCCGGCGCCAAAGtgccgtccttggcggccctcggcgcgtGCTTGATTCCTTGCGTCTCCAATCCCTCCCATCGCCATTAGATTTCGCCAGGGGGTGGTACTAGATACCGAGTACGTACGTGGAGAGAACATTGTACTTTGTACGCAAGGCATCGAATCCCACAACGTCGTCAAGACATTGGCCCCGCaccgacagacagacagatagACAGACCaacagacaggcaggcagtcatGGTAGTTACTTCGTATTCAACAGCCATATATGTAGACAAAAATCACCAGTCGCTCGTCAAAAGTGTCAAAAGCTCCGCATGCTCCCGCTCAATGCCCATCCGCTCACCCACCTAGCTCTTTATCTACCGCGGCAAGTGGCTGCCTACCTAGTCTTCagcccccgtccccgtcagCCCGCTCGCCAGCCCGTGcatccgccgccccagcaggTCGTCGGTGCTCTTGAGCTTCACCAGGCTCATGTTCTTGTTGAGCGCCTTCTTGCCCCTCTTGGCTGCGGCaccgttgccgttgccgttgccgtttccgttgccgctggtgctgctgctgtcgtttCCGTTGGTGGGCGTTCTCCCGTCTgtcttcttgttcttcttgttctccttcttcttcccgtCCTCCTCACCCCCCTCGACGTTGTCCTTGGCTGGCGTTCCCCGGCCGCGGCTCATCTTGGTCATGCTAATCTCGAGCGGccggtcctcgtcgccgctcgacTCCGTCGTGGGGTTCCGccggtggtgccgccgcgacggagccgcccctgctgccgcctGGCCGTTATGCTGCGGCtgttgcggctgcggcatcgtcatcgagAGCTCCGTtacgggcggcggcgtctgcggcggccggagGTGTCGCGTCCGCGCCTGCTCCGCCTCAGTGAAGAGCTGCTCGAACCACGCGGCGCACCGCTCAAAGtgccgccacgccggcgggTAGATGCCCGGGAACTGCATGAAGCCGTGCGAGATGCCCGGGATGAGCatcacctcggccgcctccccgtCGTCAAACGTGCGCTCCGCGCTccgctcccgcgccgccgcctccttggcccgccgcagccggcccGCGAACACGACCGTGTCGTCGACCAGGGGGTCCCGCTCGCCCGTCATAAAGTACGTCTTGGGGAACCGCGCGAGTAGCGACTCGGGCGCCAGCACGGGGCTCAGGAGGTAATCCTGCGTGAAGTCGGGCCGGTTGTGCGCGCCAATGTATAGGATGATCATGGCCCGCATCATCTCCGGCGTGAGCACGCGGTCGTTGAAGTAGGAaatcatcgacgacgtcgcgaGCCGCGTCTTGATGGGCTGGGCACGGTGCGAcatgccgccgtccgccccccgcctgtcctccttctcctccttggaCGCCTTCACTGCGGCTGCGGGGTGGCTGAGGGACGAGGGCCCCGAGTGCGCGTACTGAGGCTGCGACTCGTGCGGATCCGtcggctccgccgccgtctgcttgTCGtctggtgcgggcgggctgtcgtcttcgtcgtcagaGTGGTGTGgcgtgccgacgagctcgttgTACTGCATACTCTTGCGCCGCACGATGGAGCGGTTCGTTTTGCGCATCTTGCGGTCGCGAATCAGTGACATCTGCTCGTCCGTCATCCAGTTGCCAATGTTCATGTCCAGTGCCGGGTAGAAGCACACGAGgccgtcgggcggcggcaggctcTCGCGCCCGGCGAAGCGTCGGAACTCGGTGCTAGCCGTCTCGAGGATCATGAGCGTCGACGCGACGGCCAGGTTGCCGCCCGCGCTGTcgccggtgatgatgacgcggGGGGTTTCGCGCCCCGACATGCCGATGCAGCGGCCCTTGGTcttgatgatggtggcgtaGACGTCGAAGCACTCGTTGAGCCCGTGCGGGTACGGATACTCGGGCGCCTTCTTGTAGTCGAGGCTGAGGATGGGCAGGCCCGACTTGGACGCCCAGGCGAAgagcttgtcgtcgttgcaGCGGGGGTccatggcgacgaagccgccgccgggaatGTCGAGGATGACACGGCTGTGGTgggccaggtcggcgacgggtcCGTCGTAGTAGAgccaggcggcgacgggctcggtGTAGTCGCTGCCCGAGGGCCGGGGGATCCGGATCTGCCGGGGCGGCCACCGCGTGAACCGGGGCCGCaggaggcgctgcaggaAGGCCAGGTAAGGCGTCTTGCCCTTGTTCCACGAGACGCGCAGGTGGTCGACGGTGATGACGCCGCGGACCTTGCGGACCTTTtcgtcggcgcgctcggcggcgacgaggtagAAGAGCGAGAAGACGATGCTGGCCATGTCGCGGAGCCAGGGGATGCGGATGCGCATGGCGGTCCAGaagccggcgtcgagggccgtcAGCACCCAGGTGGCGCGGAAGTATGTCTTGTCGTACATGTTGGCCATGGGCTCGGGGCTCGCGAGCCCTACGAGGGCGCTGAAGTTGCGCGAGGCATACAGATACATCATGGTCATGAGGAACGTCTGCCAGGCCGTGAGGCGGCGCGACAGGAGGCCCGAGATGGACCTCGCGACgggcgggccatggcggtTGCCTCTGCAGCGAAAGGAACGTGATTAGTTTAGACCATCACGCACGGGAGAGGAGGCATGAGCCCGCCGTGCCAAGGTAAGAAAGGGGTTGGTCACCTGTATAGGTAAAAGGTCCAAAAggagaggacggcgaggacctgCAGGCGCCGCGATTTGGACGAGGGACGCCCCAGGACGTGGTCTATCATGCTGCTGTGCTCACGATATACGCGGTGGCTATGCTGATAACGGCGGATTCATGCCGATCTGGGGGACCGAAAGAGACGTTGGGTAAGGAGCGGCTCGCGCAGAGAGGACCCGGTCCGCAGCAGGGCGCATCGATACAACAACGGACAAGCAACAAGGTGGCGTCGATGCTCACTCAGTTCCAAcagggtcggtcggtcggtcgctggcgccgcaggGCGAGGGAAAGGGGAGATGGAATGCAAAGAGGCCAGCggagtacagtatacgtatGCATGGCCAGGGGACAATGGCTATGGGATGGTATGGTAttcgtcgcggcggccatgtgAAGGGGATCCATCGAACTTGATCCTCGTGACTGCGGGCGTGTTTGGGCCGCTGACGTTTTGGGACAGCCCACGGGCGACTGACATGTGAAAGCGAGCACTGACATCCGGACCCtcccttccatccatccatgcgcGTTGCGCAGTGCAGTGATTCAACTCCCTCCGTCCACTAGTTAGGTATTGGCCCCCCTAAGGGCTAGTGCAGTACGTACTAAAATAACACCCTAAAGGGAACGACTTCGTTGGCCGTGCCAGGCCGTGCGCGCGCTCTCCCCATTTATACAGAATTCCTGGCCTCTGATTGGTGGCATTATGGAGCTCTTCGATGGGTGGTTTAGATATCGTAAATGATTGGCTATGGCCGTACCTAGTCCCATATTTATGGCAAGGTATAAGAGgcagcagaggcagaggcagaggcaagGTAAGGAAGGTAAGATGGGTCAGAGGCAGAGATGAGGCAGAGGCCATGTCAGAGGCAGAGGTCAaaggcagaggcagaggtcaaaggcagaggcagaggcaaTGTCTACTAGTAGCTTCAGAGTGAGACGacttcgttcctcaaggcttTGAGTAAAGAACGGCCGGGCCAGGCCGTGCGCTTTCCACTTGTTCTATTATGATTGTAGTCTCCTTACGTGAGCGTATCTTAGGGGGGGGGCGTAGGTCCCGTGTCCCTGTGGGCTCCTGTCATTGAGATCTTAGTAGGGTGCCACAAACTTCATGGCTACATGCACATGTATTAGTAAAGATCGAATCTTGCACCGGGAATCGACATCATGATTTACTGTAGTTTCAAGCCCTAGACGGGGTAAATGCCCGGCAGTCATCCGCAGATGTGGGCGGTGCTGGGGGCTGGACGTGCTGTCTCCGCGCTATTATGATCATCATGTCTGTTGCTAGTATTACGCATAGCTACCGTATGGCGAATATAGCCCAATCACGAGGAATAACTATTACATATCGAGCTGAGGTGAAGCAATAGGTTCGAGACATATTACCTCAGGGCGCACGACATATCTAGTAAGCCCTGCAATACTCGAGAAGATAGACGCAATACAACATAATTTCAAAATGAGCTAGATCACCGGCTCACCTCTACTAGCACGGTCATACACACATGGAGAATCACAACACGAGGCGCTAGCAGGGCCGATGTTAGCAGTCAGTCATCAGATGTAAGGAGTTTGCCAGACTCTTAGCAGTCATCATCGACCAAATACTTAACTCCGCCCTCACCCTTCTGTTTTGTCGTGTGTATGCTCCTCACAAACGCTTCGAACTAGGATCACAGACATCTACGAACATTACCTGGCTGACTGCTGCCGTCAACGATTTCGTCACGCTAGACAAACATAGCTCACCAGTCACCCGCCATAACGGGCTCTTGATCAGTCAACCGCTGTTCACCGAGTGCAGACAATGTCGACAGTTTGTGGAGCAGATCTTCTCGGGTGGTTGCTGGAGGAAG from Purpureocillium takamizusanense chromosome 12, complete sequence harbors:
- a CDS encoding uncharacterized protein (COG:I~EggNog:ENOG503NWIG~TransMembrane:4 (o14-30i51-70o90-107i114-130o)~MEROPS:MER0033274~CAZy:CE10) — protein: MIDHVLGRPSSKSRRLQVLAVLSFWTFYLYRGNRHGPPVARSISGLLSRRLTAWQTFLMTMMYLYASRNFSALVGLASPEPMANMYDKTYFRATWVLTALDAGFWTAMRIRIPWLRDMASIVFSLFYLVAAERADEKVRKVRGVITVDHLRVSWNKGKTPYLAFLQRLLRPRFTRWPPRQIRIPRPSGSDYTEPVAAWLYYDGPVADLAHHSRVILDIPGGGFVAMDPRCNDDKLFAWASKSGLPILSLDYKKAPEYPYPHGLNECFDVYATIIKTKGRCIGMSGRETPRVIITGDSAGGNLAVASTLMILETASTEFRRFAGRESLPPPDGLVCFYPALDMNIGNWMTDEQMSLIRDRKMRKTNRSIVRRKSMQYNELVGTPHHSDDEDDSPPAPDDKQTAAEPTDPHESQPQYAHSGPSSLSHPAAAVKASKEEKEDRRGADGGMSHRAQPIKTRLATSSMISYFNDRVLTPEMMRAMIILYIGAHNRPDFTQDYLLSPVLAPESLLARFPKTYFMTGERDPLVDDTVVFAGRLRRAKEAAARERSAERTFDDGEAAEVMLIPGISHGFMQFPGIYPPAWRHFERCAAWFEQLFTEAEQARTRHLRPPQTPPPVTELSMTMPQPQQPQHNGQAAAGAAPSRRHHRRNPTTESSGDEDRPLEISMTKMSRGRGTPAKDNVEGGEEDGKKKENKKNKKTDGRTPTNGNDSSSTSGNGNGNGNGNGAAAKRGKKALNKNMSLVKLKSTDDLLGRRMHGLASGLTGTGAED